From Bdellovibrio bacteriovorus, a single genomic window includes:
- a CDS encoding glycerophosphodiester phosphodiesterase yields MIFFVALLLLGLFLFIKHFTWKALPWPEGAVKPPPYQGHRGYWKGGAQENTLASFEAAKRRGLMMIELDIRLSGDGVPVVFHDTDLKRLKEIEKIVLHMTATELRAEAGAPSLEEVFQSELIPSFINIELKTSAMWDGTLERAVADLIKKYKMEKRVLFSSFNPLSLWRLSRLLPQVPRALLATQEEEPENKIYLKHLWLAPYVRIHALHLDYHYVSVEDLKRWQKRKVPVALWTVNDKEKAEAYLKAGALSIISDTLGEKPSANL; encoded by the coding sequence ATGATTTTTTTCGTCGCGCTCTTACTGCTGGGACTCTTTCTTTTCATAAAACACTTCACATGGAAAGCTTTACCTTGGCCAGAAGGTGCGGTGAAACCTCCTCCTTACCAAGGGCATCGAGGCTACTGGAAGGGTGGAGCTCAAGAAAACACTCTAGCGTCTTTTGAGGCAGCAAAACGACGGGGCCTGATGATGATCGAGTTGGACATCCGATTGTCTGGCGATGGTGTGCCGGTTGTTTTTCACGACACGGATTTGAAACGCCTTAAAGAAATAGAAAAGATCGTTTTGCATATGACGGCGACAGAATTAAGAGCGGAAGCTGGAGCCCCCAGTCTTGAAGAGGTTTTTCAGTCTGAACTTATTCCTTCGTTTATCAATATCGAATTGAAGACTTCAGCCATGTGGGATGGAACTTTAGAAAGAGCTGTCGCTGATTTAATTAAAAAATATAAAATGGAAAAGCGGGTCCTCTTTTCAAGCTTTAACCCTTTATCTTTATGGAGACTCAGTCGTCTTCTGCCACAGGTCCCGCGCGCGCTTTTAGCAACGCAAGAAGAAGAACCAGAAAATAAAATCTATTTAAAGCATCTGTGGCTGGCACCCTATGTGCGTATTCACGCTTTGCATTTGGATTATCACTATGTCAGTGTCGAAGACTTAAAGCGGTGGCAGAAAAGAAAAGTGCCAGTGGCGCTCTGGACGGTGAATGATAAAGAAAAGGCCGAAGCTTACTTAAAGGCGGGAGCTTTGAGTATCATTTCAGATACGTTAGGAGAAAAGCCCTCAGCAAATCTGTGA
- a CDS encoding twin-arginine translocase TatA/TatE family subunit, whose translation MGEFSLTHILLLAILGLIFFGPSRLPQLGQGLGKAIRGFKQGLNEIDVDPKDIQDHKQVNHTSQQTTQSQKQTETQNS comes from the coding sequence ATGGGTGAGTTTAGCCTTACGCACATTCTACTTCTTGCAATTCTTGGTTTGATTTTCTTTGGACCAAGCCGTCTTCCACAATTGGGACAAGGTTTGGGTAAAGCCATCCGTGGTTTTAAACAAGGTCTTAATGAAATCGACGTGGATCCAAAAGACATCCAGGATCACAAACAAGTGAACCACACGTCTCAACAAACGACTCAATCGCAAAAACAAACAGAAACACAAAATTCTTAA